From the genome of Gorilla gorilla gorilla isolate KB3781 chromosome 4, NHGRI_mGorGor1-v2.1_pri, whole genome shotgun sequence:
TATCTACAGGACATGAGGTAGAAAAAGTACACTTGTAGATTTAATCCACATATAGCAATGGGGTTAGTGATAAAAAGTGAATTCCAATGCCTTGACTTACATGAAAGAAATCCACAGGGTCAGTTATACAATGAAAGGTTGTCAGCTATTATATTCTTACTTTGGAATCAACTTTGTTCCTGTAGTTTTAAGTAAAAAGAGTTGGCAGAAATTCTACTGCTAAGATCTCTAAAAGTGAGCTCTTAAACATATTTGCTTATGTTCTAGCCTTTGTTTGTAGAACAGGCATTGAGGAGTTGAACAGGAAATGTCACAACATTCTTTAGCAAGGAGCTATTCCTATACACTCAGAAGAAGCAGCTGGATGAGCTCCAGCTGTAAGGGTTTACTTAGGAACTTCTGGTAGGGATGCTCACCCTCAGATTAGCTGTCTTAGTTCATTCTGTTTTGCTCTACAGAATATTTGAGGCTaggtaaattataaaggaaagagtttttgtttttgtttttttttagctcattgtTCTACAAGCTAAGTTCAAGAGCATAGCACCACATCTggctggcttctggtgaggctaCATTCTGGGTCAAAACATGGTGGAGAAGCATTAAAGTGAGTGGCATGTTCAAAGAGATCTCATGGCAACAcagcaaggaagagagagaatctAGGAAGCTGAACTCAATTTTATAACACCTGCTTTCTGGTAACTAATCCAGTCCTTCAATagtgagaacccactcactacCAAGGGaggacattaatctattcatgagaaatacatatattttggggTTCTCCAAGGCTCAAACACCTTCCActaggcctcacctcccaaaATTTACACATTGGAGATCAAATTGCAACATGACCTTTGGTATGTTTAAATGCCATGTGGTTTGGCATGTGCTTTTCCTTGACAAATGAAGCAAATACCCTATCTTGAGTTAACAGACAATCATCATTGAAAAGGTCAATCTTGGATGTGGGAGGGACCCTGCCTTGTTTGTGTATTTATACCTCTATGGGATAGACCACTCTTCTCTCTCTGGACTCCTTGGCTCAGAGCAGCATATCTCCATCATTGGCATTCACCATCACTATGAAGGGCTTCACTGCTTTTGCCATCCTTGGTCTAGCAGTCACTGCTTGGGCTACCTCGCCATATGGCAAGTCAGGGTTTCTTTCCAATAGTCACGTGTTTATGTTAACTGTAATATATTCAGCCTtcattaaattataaatgttaatgTCTAAAGAAAATTTAGAAGGCATCTGTTTGAATTGGCCTGATTAACAAAAGTGAGTTGAGTCAGATCTTTAGTGTGAGGAAGAGAGACTGAGGAGATGGATAGAAGGATTGTGGCTGTATGTTCCATTCCTGAGCAGGATCCCTCAGGTTTATGACTTGCCCTTTCAGAAACAACCTATAAAGCTTTGGGACCATAACCCATGCCATCCTACTCAGAGGATGCCCACAGGAACTCCTGGACATCTGTGACAGCCCTTTCTCAATAAACTGAGCTTTCcccactggatttttttttttttttaaatcagagccACATGCATGTCTATCTTCATTCTGAGTTTGGACTTGCATGAAGAAATGGCCTCTTTTAGGGCTGGGATGGGAAATGGGTTTAGGTTACCATGAACAATGGGGATTTAGCTTTGCACTTCTAACTGTGCAATTTGTTCTTTCTCCAACTGCTCCTCTTCAATTGATTCTTGCTTCACTCTCTTCTGGTGATCAAACAAAAGGGACAAAGGTGAGTGCAACCTTCTCTGTGTGGTATTTGTAAAAATGAAGTCATAGTGAATGTGTAAATAGAGCTGTGAAAGTAGCTAAACTGGCTCACAGTGGATTCACGTAACTCCTCTGGAGGTAAAAACATGTCTGCTCTGCGCCTTCCTGGTGGTATTTCCTTCTCTAAAGCTTGCACAAGGAACCTCTTCTCAAAAGAACCGCAGATAAAGTAAACTTTTATCTTTGTATAGTACTTTAAATTTTCTGAGCATTTTTCACATTCCTTATTCTTTTAGACTTTCATTAGAATCCTTAAAGGAGAgattgatatttccttgttaaacAGAAAATTCCCTTATTATTTAGGGCATGTTCTGGTCTGTTTATTTCTGTAGCACAACACCTGGTCCATAGAAGATCTTCAGATGTGTTTGTTGAAAAGCTGAAGAGGCTAGTTTTCTTTCCACTTCCTTCCCCTTCaacatcttcatataagaatAGAATTTAATAATGGGAATACAGGGCATTATTTTTTGTTCCAACTATAGGTGAACTGTTCCAGATACATTAAAGGCTTAAAGACTGCATGCCCAAGAGACTGGAGACCAATATGTGGCACAGATCAGAAAACTTACAGTAATGAATGCATGTTTTGCATGCAAAACCAGTAAGTGTTATACTCAATTTGAAGCCccaactcttctttttttatgattATAAAGCCCACACTGGCCAAAATCTTGGTCTTTTAAAACATGGCTTGACAAATGCCACTTTCTGTGTGCTTCTTCAATACCCCATGCACATTGCTCTGTTAAAGttgtgaaaaagaaaagcttaGCTATATGTctaaagaaatatacatatatgtgtatatgtggatttacatatgtaaatatatatatgtgtatgtttgtgtactTGTtggaagtaatggcaaaaactgcaattacttttgtacatatattatatatacatatataaaatatatttgttattcaACCAAATTCTCATTCACATTATACACTATCTTTTGGGTATAGCTGTTACCTATATGCATTTGATACCCACATTGCATTTAAGGAAACAGTCTCAAGCAGGAAATATATATTGGTCACATTTTCATGAATCTCCTATACTTTTCTTCCTCCACAGGATAATTTTGAG
Proteins encoded in this window:
- the LOC129533564 gene encoding LOW QUALITY PROTEIN: double-headed protease inhibitor, submandibular gland-like (The sequence of the model RefSeq protein was modified relative to this genomic sequence to represent the inferred CDS: substituted 1 base at 1 genomic stop codon), encoding MKGFTAFAILGLAVTAWATSPYGKSGFLSNSHVFMLTVNCSRYIKGLKTACPRDWRPICGTDQKTYSNECMFCMQNQXVDQEFQLRKLHEGKCQIRCTRYSEACTMDYTPHCGSDGNVYSNRCTFCNAVVKSQGAIWLKNYGLC